A region from the Natronorubrum halophilum genome encodes:
- a CDS encoding ABC transporter permease, with protein sequence MADGQRDSHRRWYRTPSIVSPSTVRGRLVAAGRRVVPPAIVFAALLVAWHAAVVVADVPTLILPSPVDVATALAETYPTLLGDATVTGLTAAAGLFGGGAVGFVLAFAMTYSRTATRTMLPYVVALRIAPLIAVAPLLFLWFGRGIPARALLVATLTVFPLTIATLDGLRRTPTRYLDLADSVGASRAETFLLVRVPAAAPSVVAGGKIAATLAVVGSVVAEFVTYDAGLGYRVFETATYLRTAETYAALVVLSGLGIGFYLVPVGVERLLWDDPTP encoded by the coding sequence ATGGCTGACGGTCAGCGAGACTCACACCGCCGGTGGTATCGGACGCCGTCGATCGTTTCGCCCTCGACCGTTCGCGGCCGACTCGTTGCGGCCGGGCGGCGAGTCGTCCCGCCGGCCATCGTCTTCGCGGCGCTGCTCGTCGCGTGGCACGCGGCCGTCGTCGTCGCCGACGTACCGACGCTGATCCTCCCGTCGCCGGTCGACGTCGCGACGGCGCTGGCCGAGACGTATCCCACGTTGCTCGGCGACGCGACCGTCACCGGACTCACCGCCGCGGCGGGGCTGTTCGGCGGCGGCGCGGTCGGTTTCGTACTCGCGTTCGCGATGACGTACTCGCGGACGGCGACGCGGACTATGCTGCCCTACGTCGTCGCGTTGCGGATCGCCCCGCTGATCGCCGTCGCGCCGCTGTTGTTCCTCTGGTTCGGCCGCGGAATTCCCGCTCGAGCGCTGCTCGTGGCGACCCTGACGGTGTTTCCGCTGACGATCGCCACGCTCGACGGACTTCGGCGGACGCCGACGAGGTACCTCGACCTCGCTGACTCGGTCGGCGCGTCCCGCGCCGAAACGTTCCTCCTTGTGCGCGTGCCGGCGGCGGCACCGAGCGTCGTCGCGGGGGGAAAGATCGCCGCGACGCTGGCCGTCGTCGGGAGCGTCGTCGCCGAGTTCGTCACGTACGACGCCGGCCTCGGCTACCGGGTGTTCGAAACCGCGACGTACCTGCGGACGGCCGAAACGTACGCCGCGCTCGTCGTCCTCTCGGGGCTCGGGATCGGCTTCTATCTCGTCCCGGTGGGCGTAGAGCGCCTGCTCTGGGACGACCCGACTCCGTGA
- a CDS encoding ABC transporter substrate-binding protein: MRSRSFWELDGEDDPLVDRIAAGIGRTPARLLAYLLLRAEREAEPATTVHLQAGTRVNRTTISETVARLESRELVERTAVRERDSDGGRPRTAWRPTDGVEETIENTYRSHAEALLERADTRREPDPSGPRGRVRDVEAESSSSVGLVLNWRPNALHVPIYAAIAAGWYGAFDVDVRIDHREGSRRALERVISGPADLAVVGAGTVVRARAAGEPIVPVAVCYQRAMTVLYTVRDAFGEPLERIDQFEGKRIGMPPDSETRLLGRLFLSQTGFDDDSRIVDTNGEERNALLDGDADVVTGSFADPTRLERQGRTVDALALTDHFPIYGPTIVARERTLEDRPTALAGALAGTTGGWAEARRDPGPAAERIAAASDDPPDRIGRTFERAASTFGESDAVRERGWGWHRPDMWERLRTALEQGALLRGEA, encoded by the coding sequence ATGCGATCGCGTTCCTTCTGGGAGCTCGACGGCGAGGACGATCCGCTCGTCGACAGGATCGCGGCCGGCATCGGTCGAACGCCGGCGCGGCTCCTCGCCTACCTGCTCTTGCGGGCCGAACGCGAGGCCGAGCCGGCGACGACCGTCCACCTCCAGGCCGGGACGCGAGTGAACCGGACGACGATCAGCGAGACGGTGGCCCGACTCGAGTCCCGCGAACTGGTCGAGCGGACGGCCGTCCGAGAGAGGGATTCGGACGGCGGGCGGCCCCGGACGGCCTGGCGACCGACCGACGGCGTCGAGGAAACGATCGAGAACACCTACCGGAGTCACGCCGAGGCGCTGCTCGAACGCGCCGATACCCGCCGAGAGCCCGACCCGAGCGGGCCGCGAGGCAGGGTCCGCGACGTCGAAGCGGAATCGTCGTCCTCGGTCGGCCTCGTTCTGAACTGGCGTCCGAACGCCCTTCACGTGCCGATATACGCCGCAATCGCTGCGGGGTGGTACGGCGCGTTCGACGTCGACGTTCGGATCGATCACCGCGAGGGGTCGCGTCGCGCGCTCGAGCGCGTGATCTCGGGACCCGCCGACCTCGCCGTCGTCGGTGCCGGGACGGTCGTTCGGGCGCGGGCCGCGGGCGAACCGATCGTTCCCGTTGCGGTGTGCTACCAGCGGGCGATGACCGTCCTCTACACCGTCCGGGACGCGTTCGGCGAGCCGCTGGAACGCATCGACCAATTCGAGGGGAAACGGATCGGCATGCCCCCCGACTCGGAGACGCGACTGCTCGGACGGCTCTTCCTCTCGCAGACGGGATTCGACGACGACAGCCGTATCGTCGACACGAACGGCGAGGAACGGAACGCGCTCTTGGACGGCGACGCCGACGTCGTGACCGGCTCGTTCGCCGATCCGACGCGACTGGAACGGCAAGGGCGGACCGTCGACGCGTTGGCCCTCACCGATCACTTCCCGATCTACGGGCCGACGATCGTCGCCCGCGAGCGGACGCTCGAGGATCGGCCGACGGCGCTCGCGGGCGCGCTGGCGGGAACGACCGGCGGCTGGGCCGAGGCGCGACGCGATCCCGGACCGGCGGCCGAACGGATCGCGGCGGCGAGCGACGATCCACCGGATCGGATCGGTCGGACCTTCGAGCGAGCCGCCTCGACGTTCGGCGAGAGCGACGCCGTCCGCGAACGCGGCTGGGGGTGGCACCGACCGGACATGTGGGAGCGCCTCCGAACGGCGCTCGAGCAGGGAGCGTTGCTCCGTGGTGAGGCGTGA
- a CDS encoding GlcG/HbpS family heme-binding protein — MVDTVRLDTAKEVIDAAEQRADEIDNPMVITVANSEGNLIAQHRMDGAWLASIDISRNKAYTAAALDMPTHDLADPTRPGESLYGLQNTNQGRMVIFGGGYPLERDGDVVGAIGVSGGAVEQDMDVAESGVDRFDDRSP; from the coding sequence ATGGTCGACACAGTACGTCTCGACACGGCGAAGGAAGTCATCGACGCGGCCGAGCAGCGAGCGGACGAAATCGACAATCCCATGGTGATCACGGTCGCGAATTCCGAGGGGAACCTCATCGCTCAACACCGGATGGACGGCGCGTGGCTCGCGTCGATCGATATTTCGCGGAACAAGGCCTACACGGCGGCCGCCCTCGACATGCCGACGCACGACCTCGCCGATCCGACCCGTCCGGGCGAATCGCTGTACGGCTTGCAAAACACCAACCAGGGACGGATGGTCATCTTCGGCGGCGGATACCCGCTGGAACGAGACGGCGACGTCGTCGGGGCGATCGGCGTCAGCGGCGGGGCGGTCGAACAGGACATGGACGTCGCTGAGTCGGGGGTCGACAGGTTCGACGACCGCTCTCCGTAA
- a CDS encoding glutathione-independent formaldehyde dehydrogenase produces MNAVVYQGPNDVAVEEVDEPEIEHENDIIVDITTTCICGSDLHMYEGRTSADPGIVFGHENMGTVIEAGDAVTSLEEGDRVVMPFNVACGFCRNCENGYTGFCTNVNPGFAGGAYGYVAMGPYKGGQAEKLRVPFADFNALKLPEGDEHEDAFALLADIFPTGWHGTRLANLQPGESIAIFGAGPVGLMAAYSAKLQGASEIYIVDRVESRLEMAEDHCDARAINFEESDPVEQIKDAHGGGVDNGVDAVGYQAIDPETDPADDAYDPARENPAVVLNQLIQTVRPTGQLGIPGLYVPSDPGAPDEMAAQGRLGIDFGKLFEKGLKLGTGQCNVKQYNRELRDMIIEGRADPSWVVSQRVDLERAPEMYEKFDEREEGVIKVLLEP; encoded by the coding sequence ATGAACGCCGTCGTCTACCAGGGACCGAACGATGTCGCCGTCGAAGAGGTCGACGAGCCAGAGATCGAACACGAGAACGACATTATCGTCGATATCACGACGACGTGCATCTGTGGATCGGACCTCCACATGTACGAGGGGCGAACCTCGGCCGATCCGGGGATCGTCTTCGGTCACGAGAACATGGGAACCGTAATCGAGGCCGGCGACGCCGTGACGTCGCTCGAAGAGGGCGACCGCGTCGTGATGCCGTTCAACGTGGCCTGTGGATTCTGCCGGAACTGTGAAAACGGCTATACCGGCTTCTGTACCAACGTCAACCCCGGATTCGCCGGCGGTGCGTACGGATACGTCGCGATGGGGCCGTACAAGGGCGGCCAGGCCGAGAAGCTCCGGGTGCCTTTCGCCGACTTCAACGCGCTCAAACTGCCTGAGGGTGACGAGCACGAGGACGCCTTCGCGCTCCTCGCGGACATCTTCCCGACGGGGTGGCACGGTACCCGACTCGCGAACCTGCAACCCGGCGAGTCGATCGCGATATTCGGGGCCGGCCCCGTCGGCCTGATGGCCGCCTACAGCGCCAAGCTACAGGGCGCGTCGGAGATCTACATCGTCGACCGCGTCGAGAGCCGCCTCGAGATGGCTGAAGACCACTGCGACGCCCGCGCGATCAACTTCGAGGAGAGCGATCCCGTCGAACAGATCAAAGACGCACACGGCGGCGGTGTCGACAACGGCGTCGACGCGGTGGGCTACCAGGCGATCGACCCCGAGACGGACCCGGCCGACGACGCCTACGACCCGGCTCGGGAGAACCCGGCAGTCGTGCTCAACCAGCTCATTCAGACCGTTCGACCGACCGGACAACTCGGAATTCCGGGATTGTACGTTCCGTCTGATCCCGGCGCGCCCGACGAAATGGCGGCGCAGGGCCGACTCGGCATCGACTTCGGAAAACTCTTCGAGAAGGGGCTGAAGCTGGGCACCGGCCAGTGTAACGTCAAGCAGTACAACCGGGAGCTGCGAGACATGATAATCGAGGGACGCGCCGACCCCAGCTGGGTCGTCTCCCAGCGCGTCGACCTCGAGCGCGCGCCGGAGATGTACGAGAAGTTCGACGAGCGCGAGGAGGGCGTCATCAAGGTCTTGCTCGAGCCCTAA
- a CDS encoding sodium:calcium antiporter: MSAAELVGLAALFLAGVVLVIWCVEVFIEAVARSAVSLGISGFFLAVVLAGIDLENAILGVTAAFVDLPDLALGTVFGESLFVLAVAVGVAGITVPFRIDVPRSYLFVLVLVPLPAFALSIDGTLDWADGAILTVLFVPLLAGIFWRERRSETTYLLSDEVEDAVDLEAKDPAETNATIETEPNGGASALEGARADERSAGRKRDPDLDLDEFVPDLEGKSGRFSLVVALLAIVGMTVGSGLTVASAEGIFVALGISGLAFGATVLSFIASIEELALTVEPVRQGRAHLAVGNVVGSTVFYVTANVGIVALLRPVDTGGAVMTVHWPFLAACLLVVAGTLARGRVTRSSGAVLVALYVGYWIANYA, translated from the coding sequence ATGAGCGCCGCGGAACTCGTCGGCCTCGCCGCCCTATTCCTGGCGGGCGTCGTCCTCGTCATCTGGTGCGTCGAGGTCTTTATCGAAGCCGTCGCCCGGAGCGCCGTCTCGCTCGGTATCTCCGGGTTCTTCCTCGCGGTCGTTCTCGCCGGGATCGACCTCGAGAACGCGATCCTCGGCGTCACGGCGGCGTTCGTCGACCTCCCGGACCTCGCGCTCGGGACGGTGTTCGGCGAGTCGCTGTTCGTCCTCGCGGTCGCCGTCGGCGTCGCGGGGATCACGGTCCCGTTTCGGATCGACGTCCCGCGGAGCTACCTGTTCGTGCTCGTCCTCGTTCCCCTCCCGGCGTTCGCGCTCTCTATCGACGGGACACTCGACTGGGCGGACGGTGCGATCCTCACCGTTCTGTTCGTCCCGCTGCTCGCCGGCATCTTCTGGCGCGAGCGCCGCTCGGAGACGACGTACCTGCTCTCGGACGAAGTCGAAGACGCCGTCGATCTCGAGGCGAAGGACCCGGCGGAGACGAACGCGACGATCGAAACCGAGCCGAACGGCGGCGCTTCCGCGCTCGAGGGAGCGCGCGCCGACGAACGATCCGCCGGGCGCAAACGCGACCCGGACCTCGACCTCGACGAGTTCGTCCCCGACCTCGAGGGGAAAAGCGGCCGGTTCAGCCTGGTCGTCGCGCTCCTCGCGATCGTCGGGATGACGGTCGGGTCCGGACTCACGGTGGCGAGCGCCGAAGGGATCTTCGTGGCGCTGGGGATCTCGGGGCTCGCGTTCGGCGCGACGGTGCTTTCGTTCATCGCCTCGATCGAGGAACTGGCGCTCACCGTCGAACCGGTTCGCCAGGGTCGGGCGCACCTCGCCGTCGGGAACGTCGTCGGGAGCACGGTGTTCTACGTGACGGCCAACGTCGGCATCGTCGCGTTACTGCGTCCCGTCGATACCGGCGGCGCGGTGATGACCGTCCACTGGCCGTTCCTCGCCGCGTGCTTGCTCGTCGTCGCCGGCACGCTCGCTCGAGGTCGCGTGACGCGCTCGAGCGGTGCGGTCCTCGTCGCGCTGTACGTCGGCTATTGGATCGCGAACTACGCGTGA
- a CDS encoding sodium:calcium antiporter — MVEDLLESAIEGRGTWLAYVILVAGAIVLTYSVEKLISYLTRAAIGLGVSIFTLAIVFTGLEFDDTVVALVFSAGGLEQVALGTALGTALAITGITLAAAAIVRPFPVDVPGDYLLLFALSPFLLVPFVLAGTLSVVHGLVLVAAFVVLLGYIVVREYQRDLPVFRDSEIADRIEADGGVPIDQLTLEEIDRRTVLEEIPEDRFVTESRYEGLFWLGLSVLALVGIVAGSILLEAGSEAVVESWGIEETVFGATVLTLVLTFENLLLTIEPVRRGIPEIGIGHVVGSVVFSVTANVGVIAFVADVAIPSSVLVFHLPAVIVLTAVAAYAISTGRVGRRHGSLLAALYVAYWIVALVAFGGVPVPD, encoded by the coding sequence ATGGTGGAAGACCTCCTCGAGAGCGCCATCGAGGGCCGGGGGACGTGGCTCGCGTACGTCATCCTCGTCGCGGGCGCGATCGTGCTCACCTACAGCGTCGAGAAGCTCATCAGCTACCTCACTCGGGCCGCGATCGGCCTCGGCGTTTCGATCTTCACGCTCGCGATCGTCTTCACGGGCCTCGAGTTCGACGACACCGTCGTCGCGCTCGTGTTCAGCGCGGGCGGCCTCGAACAGGTCGCGCTCGGGACCGCGCTCGGGACGGCCCTCGCGATCACCGGGATCACCCTCGCGGCGGCGGCGATCGTTCGACCGTTTCCCGTCGACGTGCCCGGAGATTACCTGTTGCTGTTCGCCCTCTCGCCGTTTCTCCTGGTGCCGTTCGTTCTCGCGGGCACGCTCTCCGTCGTCCACGGACTCGTCCTCGTGGCGGCGTTCGTCGTCCTCCTCGGATACATCGTCGTCCGTGAGTACCAGCGCGACCTGCCGGTGTTCAGGGACTCGGAGATCGCGGACCGAATCGAGGCCGACGGCGGCGTTCCGATCGATCAACTCACCCTCGAGGAGATCGATCGCAGAACGGTTCTCGAGGAGATCCCGGAAGACCGGTTCGTCACTGAGTCGCGATACGAAGGCCTCTTCTGGCTCGGATTGTCGGTCCTGGCGCTGGTCGGCATCGTCGCGGGATCGATTCTCCTCGAGGCGGGTTCCGAGGCGGTCGTCGAGTCGTGGGGGATCGAGGAGACGGTCTTCGGGGCAACCGTCCTCACGCTGGTCCTGACGTTCGAGAACCTGCTGTTGACGATCGAACCGGTCCGTCGGGGGATTCCGGAGATCGGGATCGGCCACGTCGTCGGCAGCGTGGTCTTCTCCGTCACGGCGAACGTCGGCGTCATCGCGTTCGTCGCGGACGTGGCGATCCCGTCGTCCGTGCTCGTCTTTCACCTCCCCGCGGTGATCGTCCTGACCGCCGTCGCCGCCTACGCCATCTCAACCGGACGCGTTGGACGCAGGCACGGCTCCCTCCTGGCCGCGCTGTACGTCGCCTACTGGATCGTCGCGCTCGTCGCCTTCGGCGGCGTCCCGGTTCCGGACTGA
- a CDS encoding plastocyanin/azurin family copper-binding protein, with protein MTNEQRSRDVSRRGMLKGTAIAGTAAMTGTAGAYRDEIDFRLPATQNDGEGRTLSLLGIVGGWIGVAPAEIDGVSNPTLRLIEDEENEIVWTNGDGMNHNFTVADEDGEVIEATEFVDEAGESTSLTITPDEEMAEYYCQPHPVQMRGPIELIDPDEVHELRVRVEDEDGEPLGAEVFVGEHHSFSDVAARPSPPEEEDEATEELEPGDDEGGNETAANETENETAGDGAQDEETPAEEDAPAIARFDMLEDGEYDLEVWTYGHERVTDTVEIDGDDEEVTITLSAVEVGDPVETFSMRLEEGQWVGQEPDEIADEANPTLEVESGESYAVEWENGIGRHQPEAEDRVFEPLPGHNFVIATGGDTNEWNTYVRSNFLDEEGDTQTVEFVAEEEMAVYLDQCQLDAIGEIAVDGETGETVAVGNETTETDGNETVTADGNETADVTGNETIETADNETVGTDGNETVESTDNETADNETIETAGNETSDD; from the coding sequence ATGACGAACGAACAACGCTCACGCGACGTTTCTCGTCGCGGCATGCTAAAGGGAACGGCGATCGCCGGAACGGCCGCGATGACCGGCACCGCAGGTGCCTATCGCGACGAGATCGACTTTCGGCTGCCGGCCACGCAGAACGACGGCGAGGGGCGAACGCTCTCGCTGCTTGGCATCGTCGGCGGCTGGATCGGCGTCGCCCCAGCCGAGATCGACGGCGTCTCCAACCCGACGCTACGACTGATCGAGGACGAAGAGAACGAAATCGTCTGGACGAACGGCGACGGCATGAACCACAATTTCACCGTCGCGGACGAAGACGGCGAGGTGATCGAGGCCACGGAGTTCGTGGATGAAGCGGGCGAGTCCACCTCGCTCACGATCACTCCAGACGAGGAGATGGCGGAGTACTACTGTCAGCCGCACCCGGTCCAGATGCGCGGTCCGATCGAACTGATCGACCCGGACGAGGTGCACGAACTCCGCGTCCGCGTCGAGGACGAAGACGGCGAACCGCTCGGCGCGGAGGTGTTTGTCGGGGAGCACCACTCGTTCTCCGACGTCGCCGCGCGGCCGAGTCCGCCGGAAGAAGAGGACGAAGCGACGGAGGAGTTAGAGCCGGGAGACGACGAAGGCGGCAACGAAACGGCCGCTAACGAAACCGAGAACGAAACGGCCGGCGACGGCGCTCAGGACGAGGAGACGCCGGCCGAGGAGGACGCGCCGGCGATCGCCCGCTTCGACATGCTCGAGGACGGCGAGTACGACCTCGAGGTCTGGACCTACGGCCACGAGCGGGTCACCGATACGGTCGAGATCGACGGCGACGACGAGGAGGTCACCATCACGCTCTCGGCGGTCGAAGTGGGCGATCCGGTCGAGACCTTCTCGATGCGTCTCGAGGAGGGCCAGTGGGTCGGCCAGGAACCCGACGAGATCGCCGACGAGGCGAACCCGACGCTCGAGGTGGAGTCGGGCGAATCCTACGCGGTCGAGTGGGAGAACGGAATCGGTCGCCACCAGCCCGAAGCGGAGGATCGGGTCTTCGAACCGCTTCCCGGCCACAACTTCGTGATCGCCACCGGCGGCGACACCAACGAGTGGAACACGTACGTTCGCTCGAACTTCCTCGACGAGGAAGGCGACACGCAGACCGTCGAGTTCGTCGCCGAAGAAGAGATGGCCGTCTACCTCGATCAGTGCCAACTCGACGCGATCGGCGAAATCGCCGTCGACGGCGAGACCGGTGAGACGGTCGCCGTCGGCAACGAGACGACGGAGACAGACGGCAACGAGACGGTCACCGCGGACGGCAACGAAACAGCCGACGTAACGGGTAACGAGACGATCGAGACGGCTGATAACGAGACCGTCGGAACCGACGGAAACGAGACGGTCGAGAGCACCGACAACGAGACGGCTGATAACGAGACGATCGAGACGGCCGGTAACGAGACGTCCGACGACTGA
- a CDS encoding pyrroloquinoline quinone-dependent dehydrogenase produces MALRNDRAVQAARDIELVETDDGYTLVGGPEHSITQEHDGDRIPEVDVDQEMLSNAGEDPESWLMYGGNYEQQRVTTADVITPDNVSDLELEYEMSVGTGSSMEGTPIVVPGDPPVMYQTNGPNHMKAIDPREGEVLWSYTYAVPIGVELCCDDNNRGAAVLGDKVYMTTLDSGVVALDRYTGEEVWHTQTADHEVGYSATWAPVIHDGTIYTGSAGGEYGVQGFIAALDAESGEMMWQTHTLLEDEWIGASREHGCGTSWMTPTIDEERGVLYSPVANPGPDFDGTVRPGPNFPTCGTLSLDLEEGGFNWGFQSSPHDVWDYDAAAPRVLVPDVEVDGESTDLVVGSDKSGWVYMMDPESGQLHERSDEICQHINMWEMIPHISADERIPFVPGAPGGNDWQPPSYNPETGYVYVIHQNFPQDLYWRYEEYSEGNPYWGGNLDDPASEMPDEWNESITAFAAVDPATGERVWREWIESEDEFYMWGGSMSTATGLVFNGTQNGTFVAYDGESGDRLWEYEFDVPISASPMSWYDPGEEKQYVAVQVGGSGWLRQGTRGDTLAVFSMED; encoded by the coding sequence ATGGCACTACGCAACGACAGGGCCGTTCAGGCCGCACGCGACATCGAACTGGTAGAGACCGACGACGGCTATACGCTGGTCGGCGGTCCCGAGCACTCGATCACCCAGGAACACGACGGCGACCGGATTCCGGAGGTCGACGTCGATCAGGAGATGCTGAGCAACGCGGGGGAGGACCCCGAGTCCTGGTTGATGTACGGCGGGAACTACGAACAACAGCGGGTGACGACCGCCGACGTCATCACGCCGGACAACGTCTCCGACCTCGAGCTCGAGTACGAGATGTCCGTCGGGACCGGCTCGAGCATGGAGGGAACGCCCATCGTGGTTCCGGGCGACCCGCCGGTCATGTACCAGACCAACGGGCCGAACCACATGAAGGCGATCGACCCTCGCGAGGGCGAGGTCCTCTGGAGTTACACCTACGCGGTGCCGATCGGCGTCGAGCTGTGTTGTGACGACAACAATCGCGGGGCCGCCGTCCTCGGCGACAAGGTGTACATGACGACGCTCGATTCCGGCGTCGTCGCGCTGGACCGCTACACCGGCGAGGAGGTCTGGCACACCCAGACGGCCGACCACGAGGTCGGCTACTCCGCGACGTGGGCCCCCGTAATCCACGATGGAACGATCTACACGGGCAGCGCCGGCGGCGAGTACGGCGTGCAGGGATTCATCGCCGCTCTCGACGCCGAGAGCGGGGAGATGATGTGGCAGACCCACACGCTTCTCGAGGACGAGTGGATCGGCGCGAGCCGCGAGCACGGCTGCGGGACGAGCTGGATGACGCCGACGATCGACGAGGAGCGCGGCGTGCTCTACTCGCCGGTCGCCAACCCCGGCCCGGACTTCGACGGCACCGTCCGGCCGGGACCGAACTTCCCGACCTGCGGGACGCTCTCGCTCGATCTCGAGGAAGGCGGGTTCAACTGGGGCTTCCAGAGCAGCCCGCACGACGTCTGGGACTACGACGCGGCGGCTCCGCGAGTGCTGGTGCCCGACGTCGAGGTCGACGGCGAGTCGACGGACCTCGTGGTCGGCTCCGACAAGTCCGGGTGGGTCTACATGATGGACCCCGAGTCGGGCCAACTCCACGAGCGAAGCGACGAGATCTGCCAGCACATCAACATGTGGGAGATGATCCCCCACATCAGCGCGGACGAGCGGATTCCGTTCGTCCCCGGCGCGCCGGGCGGCAACGACTGGCAGCCGCCGTCGTACAATCCCGAAACCGGGTACGTGTACGTCATCCACCAGAACTTCCCGCAGGACCTCTACTGGCGGTACGAGGAGTACAGCGAGGGCAACCCCTACTGGGGCGGCAACCTCGACGATCCGGCCTCGGAGATGCCCGACGAGTGGAACGAGAGCATCACCGCCTTCGCCGCGGTTGATCCGGCGACGGGCGAGCGCGTCTGGCGCGAGTGGATCGAGAGCGAGGACGAGTTCTACATGTGGGGCGGCTCCATGTCGACGGCGACGGGGCTCGTCTTCAACGGCACCCAGAACGGCACCTTCGTCGCCTACGACGGCGAGAGCGGCGACCGCCTCTGGGAGTACGAATTCGACGTGCCGATCAGCGCCTCGCCGATGAGCTGGTACGATCCCGGCGAGGAGAAACAGTACGTCGCCGTCCAAGTCGGCGGCAGCGGCTGGCTCCGCCAGGGAACTCGCGGCGACACGCTCGCCGTGTTCTCGATGGAGGACTGA
- a CDS encoding ABC transporter ATP-binding protein: MIELEDVAVAFDDVTAIADVDLRIDDGEFITVVGPSGCGKTTLLRTIGGLQEPTTGRVRIDGQPPTVAQANADVGVVFQQHTLFPWKSALENVTFLRTLAGDAPNEADARGLLRSMGLEGFEGARPAALSGGMKQRVAIARALHLGADVLLMDEPFGELDEITRDELGVEIRNLWRRERKTVVFVTHSVPEAVFLADRCLVVCGRPGRIEATFDVELPGPRDTDVFGSRRFQEQVAAVRRTLHEAHDR; encoded by the coding sequence GTGATCGAACTCGAGGACGTCGCGGTCGCGTTCGACGACGTTACCGCGATCGCGGACGTCGACCTCCGGATCGATGACGGCGAGTTCATCACGGTCGTCGGCCCGTCGGGCTGTGGCAAGACGACGCTGCTGCGGACGATCGGCGGCCTGCAGGAGCCGACGACCGGGCGCGTTCGAATCGACGGCCAGCCACCGACGGTCGCGCAGGCGAACGCCGACGTCGGGGTCGTCTTCCAGCAACACACGCTCTTTCCGTGGAAGAGCGCCCTCGAGAACGTCACGTTCCTCCGGACGTTGGCCGGCGACGCGCCGAACGAGGCGGACGCGCGCGGGTTGTTGCGTTCGATGGGACTCGAGGGGTTCGAGGGCGCGCGACCGGCGGCGCTCTCCGGCGGGATGAAACAGCGAGTCGCCATCGCCCGGGCGCTCCACCTCGGTGCCGACGTCCTCCTGATGGACGAACCGTTCGGGGAACTGGACGAGATCACGCGCGACGAACTCGGCGTCGAGATCCGGAATCTCTGGCGTCGCGAGCGGAAAACGGTCGTCTTCGTCACCCACAGCGTCCCCGAAGCGGTGTTTCTCGCCGATCGGTGTCTCGTCGTCTGCGGTCGACCGGGCCGGATCGAGGCGACCTTCGACGTCGAGTTACCCGGCCCGCGTGACACGGACGTCTTCGGCTCGCGACGGTTTCAGGAGCAGGTCGCGGCCGTCCGCCGAACCCTCCACGAGGCCCACGACCGATGA
- a CDS encoding ABC transporter permease: MTRARTLAGDATYPLLALAVGTLCWWAVTALGDVPSFVLPAPTAVAARLVGNPTLYARNAWYTLETVVYGGSVGIAGGFLLAVLVAYLPRVRTAVYPYLVAIRVLPKIAVAPLLLIYLGTGPSTAVVFVALIAFFPLVLNAAAGLDGAPTAHRELLRSVDAGVLERIVFVDLPYALPDVFAGLKQSVTLAVVGAVVAEWVIADEGLGYLVLMGSENVRPDVMLAALAVLLLEGLILYGAVVLLQRGAYRRLGLESSADR, encoded by the coding sequence ATGACGCGGGCCCGGACCCTCGCGGGCGACGCGACCTACCCGTTGCTGGCGCTGGCCGTCGGGACGCTGTGCTGGTGGGCGGTGACGGCCCTCGGCGACGTGCCCTCGTTCGTGTTGCCCGCGCCGACCGCCGTCGCCGCTCGACTGGTGGGGAACCCGACGCTGTATGCACGGAACGCCTGGTACACGCTCGAGACGGTCGTCTACGGCGGGAGCGTCGGCATCGCCGGCGGCTTTCTCCTGGCGGTGCTCGTCGCGTACCTGCCGCGGGTTCGCACCGCGGTGTATCCGTATCTCGTCGCGATCAGGGTGTTGCCCAAGATCGCCGTCGCGCCCTTGCTGTTGATCTACCTCGGGACGGGACCCTCGACGGCGGTCGTCTTCGTCGCGCTCATCGCGTTCTTCCCCCTGGTCCTGAACGCGGCCGCGGGGCTCGACGGCGCGCCGACGGCCCACCGCGAACTGCTGCGATCCGTCGACGCGGGCGTCCTCGAGCGAATCGTCTTCGTCGACCTGCCGTACGCGCTGCCGGACGTGTTCGCGGGGCTCAAGCAGTCGGTGACGCTCGCCGTTGTCGGCGCGGTCGTCGCGGAGTGGGTGATCGCCGACGAGGGTCTCGGTTACCTCGTGTTGATGGGCTCGGAGAACGTCCGCCCGGACGTGATGCTCGCCGCGCTCGCCGTCCTGTTGCTCGAGGGCCTGATTCTCTACGGGGCGGTCGTCCTCCTCCAGCGGGGGGCGTACCGGCGGCTGGGGCTCGAGTCGTCGGCCGACCGATAG